One part of the Tenacibaculum sp. 190130A14a genome encodes these proteins:
- a CDS encoding DUF4126 domain-containing protein yields the protein MTVETIVSVFLGIGLAASVGFRVFVPLFVLSLVGHYNVIPLNENWMWISSTPAIITLGIATLAEIFAYYIPWVDNLLDTIAIPMAAIAGTAVMVSTSMNLSPIITWSLAIIAGGGTATAIKASSSSARLASTATTGGIANPIVSTVETGSSIVISVLAIFIPLIAIILVLVILFFIRKMFVKIKKTTNS from the coding sequence ATGACAGTAGAAACGATAGTAAGTGTTTTTTTAGGAATTGGATTAGCAGCTTCGGTTGGGTTCAGAGTATTTGTTCCGCTATTTGTACTAAGTTTGGTTGGACATTATAATGTTATTCCATTAAATGAAAACTGGATGTGGATATCAAGTACCCCCGCCATAATCACTTTGGGTATTGCTACTTTAGCTGAAATTTTTGCTTATTATATTCCTTGGGTAGATAATTTATTAGACACCATTGCTATTCCAATGGCCGCCATTGCCGGAACTGCTGTAATGGTATCTACTTCTATGAATTTATCACCAATAATTACTTGGTCCTTGGCAATCATTGCAGGAGGGGGAACAGCAACCGCTATAAAAGCCTCTAGTTCATCTGCAAGACTAGCTTCCACCGCTACCACTGGAGGAATTGCAAATCCGATTGTTTCAACCGTTGAAACAGGTTCATCTATAGTAATTAGTGTCTTAGCTATTTTCATTCCGTTAATAGCCATTATATTAGTTTTAGTAATACTCTTCTTTATTAGAAAAATGTTTGTTAAAATAAAAAAGACCACTAATTCATAG